A genome region from Streptomyces xanthophaeus includes the following:
- a CDS encoding phosphatidylinositol mannoside acyltransferase, with the protein MGALQDKLVDSLYGLGWAGVKKLPEPAAVALGRRIADFAWKRRGKSVLRLESNLARVVPDAGPERLRELSQAGMRSYMRYWMESFRLPTMDPERFSTDVEFTDEHLLREALDSGRGVVVALPHLANWDLAGAWAIGHMKAPFTTVAERLKPETLYDRFVAYRESLGMEVLPHSGGAAFGTLARRLRSGGLVCLVADRDLSASGVEVDFFGATARMPAGPALLAQQTGAVLLPATLHYGGTPKMYGRIHPEVKVPKTGTRTEKTTLMTQAVADAFAWGIAEHPEDWHMLQRLWLDDLEERP; encoded by the coding sequence ATGGGCGCCCTCCAGGACAAGCTGGTCGACTCGCTGTACGGACTCGGCTGGGCCGGGGTCAAGAAGCTGCCCGAACCGGCCGCCGTGGCCCTGGGCCGGCGCATCGCCGACTTCGCGTGGAAGCGGCGCGGCAAGAGCGTGCTGCGGCTGGAGTCGAACCTGGCCCGGGTGGTGCCCGACGCCGGTCCCGAGCGGCTGCGCGAGCTGTCGCAGGCGGGCATGCGCTCGTACATGCGGTACTGGATGGAGTCCTTCCGGCTGCCGACCATGGACCCGGAGCGCTTCAGCACCGACGTCGAGTTCACGGACGAGCACCTGCTGCGCGAGGCCCTCGACTCCGGGCGCGGAGTGGTCGTCGCCCTGCCGCACCTGGCCAACTGGGACCTCGCCGGGGCCTGGGCCATAGGCCACATGAAGGCGCCGTTCACCACGGTCGCCGAGCGGCTGAAGCCCGAGACCCTCTACGACCGTTTCGTGGCCTACCGGGAGAGCCTGGGCATGGAGGTCCTGCCGCACAGCGGCGGCGCCGCCTTCGGCACCCTCGCCCGGCGGCTGCGCTCCGGCGGCCTGGTCTGCCTGGTCGCGGACCGGGACCTGTCGGCCTCCGGGGTCGAGGTGGACTTCTTCGGCGCCACGGCGCGCATGCCGGCCGGACCGGCGCTGCTGGCCCAGCAGACCGGTGCGGTGCTGCTCCCGGCGACCCTGCACTACGGCGGCACACCGAAGATGTACGGCCGGATCCACCCCGAGGTGAAGGTGCCGAAGACCGGGACCCGGACCGAGAAGACCACCCTCATGACCCAGGCGGTGGCCGACGCCTTCGCGTGGGGCATCGCCGAGCACCCGGAGGACTGGCACATGCTGCAGCGGCTGTGGCTGGACGACCTGGAGGAGCGCCCGTAG